The following DNA comes from Kitasatospora sp. NBC_01287.
GAAGAAGCCGAACTCGGCGCTTCGTAAGGTCGCCCGTGTGCGCCTCACCAGCGGGATCGAGGTCACCGCTTACATCCCCGGCGAGGGCCACAACCTGCAGGAGCACTCCATCGTGCTCGTGCGCGGCGGTCGTGTGAAGGACCTTCCTGGTGTCCGCTACAAGATCATCCGCGGCTCGCTCGACACCCAGGGTGTCAAGAACCGCAAGCAGGCCCGCAGCCGCTACGGCGCCAAGAAGGAGAAGTAAGAATGCCTCGTAAGGGCCCCGCCCCGAAGCGCCCGGTCATCATCGACCCGGTTTACGGCTCCCCGCTGGTGACCTCGCTGGTCAACAAGATCCTGCTGCACGGCAAGCGCTCCACCGCCGAGCGGATCGTGTACGGCGCCCTGGAGGGCGTCCGTGAGAAGACCGGCTCCGACCCCGTCGTGACGCTGAAGCGCGCGCTGGAGAACGTCAAGCCGGCCCTCGAGGTCAAGTCCCGCCGCGTCGGTGGCGCCACCTACCAGGTGCCGGTCGAGGTCCGCCCCGGCCGCGCCAGCACCCTGGCGCTGCGCTGGATGGTCGGCTACTCCCGCGCCCGTCGCGAGAAGACCATGACCGAGCGTCTGATGAACGAGATCCTCGACGCCTCCAACGGCCTGGGCGCCTCCGTGAAGCGTCGCGAGGACACCCACAAGATGGCCGAGTCCAACAAGGCCTTCGCGCACTACCGCTGGTAGTCCCTACCCCGTCACTAGACAGAGAGAGAACGAGCCACCATGGCTGCAACCTCCCTTGACCTCGCCAAGGTCCGCAACATCGGGATCATGGCGCACATCGACGCGGGCAAGACCACCACCACCGAGCGGATCCTGTTCTACACCGGTGTCTCGTACAAGATCGGTGAGGTCCACGATGGCGCTGCCACCATGGACTGGATGGAGCAGGAGCAGGAGCGCGGCATCACGATCACGTCGGCCGCGACGACCTGTCACTGGACGCTCGATGACAGCGACCACACGATCAACATCATCGACACCCCGGGCCACGTCGACTTCACCGTCGAGGTGGAGCGTTCGCTCCGCGTGCTCGACGGTGGCGTGACGGTGTTCGACGGCGTCGCCGGTGTCGAGCCCCAGTCCGAGACCGTGTGGCGGCAGGCTGACCGCTACGGCGTCCCGCGCATCTGCTTCATCAACAAGCTGGACCGCACGGGCGCCAACTTCTTCTTCTGCGTGCAGACGATCAAGGACCGCCTCGGTGCGACCGCGCTCGTCATGCAGCTGCCGATCGGCGCCGAGGGTGACTTCATCGGTGTCGTCGACCTGGTGAAGATGAAGGCCCTGGTCTGGTCGCCCGAGGCGACCAAGGGCGAGATGTACGACACCGTCGACATCCCGGCCGACCTGGCCGAGCAGGCCGCGGAGTACCGCGAGCAGCTGATCGACATCGTGTCGAGCACCAGCGACGAGGTGATGGAGCTCGCCCTCGAGGGCGAGGACATCCCCGAGGAGGTGCTGATCGCGGCGATTCGCAAGGGCACCCTGGCCTCGGACTTCACGCCGATCTTCTGCGGCTCCGCGTTCAAGAACAAGGGCGTCCAGCCCCTGCTCGACGCGGTCGTGAAGTACCTGCCGTCGCCCCTCGACATCGAGGGCATCGAGGGCACCAAGCCGGGCAACGCCGAGGAGAAGATCGTCCGTCAGGCTTCTGACGACGAGCCCCTCGCCGCCCTCGCGTTCAAGATCATGTCTGACCCGCACCTGGGCAAGCTGACCTTCGTCCGCGTGTACTCCGGCCGCCTGGAGTCCGGCACCTCGGTGCTGAACTCGGTCAAGGGCAAGAAGGAGCGCATCGGCAAGATCTACCGCATGCACGCGAACAAGCGTGAGGAGATCGACTCGGTGGGCGCCGGCGACATCATCGCCGTGATGGGTCTCAAGCAGACCACCACCGGTGAGACGCTGAGCGACGAGAAGCACCCGGTCGTCCTGGAGTCCATGGACTTCCCGGCCCCGGTCATCCGCGTCGCCATCGAGCCCAAGTCCAAGGGCGACCAGGAGAAGCTGGGTGTCGCCATCCAGCGTCTCGCGGAGGAGGACCCCTCCTTCCAGGTCAACACGGACGAGGAGACCGGCCAGACCATCATCGCGGGTATGGGCGAGCTGCACCTCGAGGTGCTGGTCGACCGTATGCGCCGTGAGTTCAAGGTCGAGGCCAACGTCGGCAAGCCGCAGGTCGCGTACCGCGAGACGATCCGCAAGGCCGTCGAGCGGATCGACTACACGCACAAGAAGCAGACCGGTGGCTCCGGCCAGTTCGCGAAGATCCAGATCGCGATCGAGCCGATCGAGTCCGGCGAGGGCTACGAGTTCGTCAACAAGGTCACCGGTGGCCGTGTGCCGAGGGAGTACATCCCCTCGGTCGACGCCGGCTGCCAGGAGGCCATGGAGTTCGGCGTGCTCGCCGGTTACCCGCTCCAGGGTGTCCGCGTGACGCTGCTCGACGGTGCCTCGCACGACGTCGACTCCTCCGAGCTCGCGTTCAAGATCGCCGGCTCGATGGCCTTCAAGGAAGGCGCCCGCAAGGCCTCCCCGGCCCTGCTGGAGCCGATGATGGCCGTCGAGGTCACCACGCCCGAGGACTACATGGGCGAGGTCATCGGCGACATCAACTCTCGTCGTGGCCAGATCCGGTCCATGGACGAGCGTCACGGTGCCCGCGTGGTCAACGCGCTGGTGCCGCTCTCCGAGATGTTCGGCTACGTCGGTGACCTGCGCAGCAAGACCTCTGGTCGCGCGAGCTACTCGATGCAGTTCGACTCGTACGCCGAGGTTCCGCGGAACGTGGCGGACGACATCATCGCGAAGTCCAAGGGCGAGTGACGTCCCGCAATCGGGATGAATCACAACCCTTAGGCTTACTGGAGGCAAACCCGGCGGGGTCGCACCGACCCCGCCGGCGCCTCCGGCCCCCATCCGCGGGACGGTACGGAGCTGCAACCAGCACTCCGCACCACAACCCGATCAAAGACCAACTGACGTCGTACGGCGTACAGAACTGTCCTCAGGAGGACTGCAGTGGCGAAGGCGAAGTTCGAGCGGACGAAGCCCCACGTCAACATCGGCACCATCGGTCACATTGACCACGGTAAGACGACCCTTACCGCGGCCATCACCAAGGTGCTGCACGACGCGTACCCGGACATCAACCCCTTCACGCCGTTCGACCAGATCGACAAGGCGCCGGAGGAGCGGCAGCGCGGTATCACCATCTCGATCGCGCACGTCGAGTACCAGACCGAGGCGCGTCACTACGCCCACGTCGACTGCCCCGGTCACGCGGACTACATCAAGAACATGATCACCGGTGCGGCCCAGATGGACGGTGCGATCCTCGTCGTCGCCGCCACCGACGGCCCGATGCCGCAGACCAAGGAGCACGTCCTCCTGGCCCGCCAGGTCGGCGTTCCCTACATCGTGGTCGCCCTGAACAAGGCCGACATGGTGGACGACGAGGAGATCCTGGAGCTCGTCGAGCTCGAGGTCCGTGAGCTCCTCTCCGAGTACGAGTTCCCGGGCGACGACCTGCCGGTCGTCCGCGTCTCCGCGCTGAAGGCGCTGGAGGGCGACAAGGAGTGGGGCGAGAAGCTCCTCGGCCTGATGGCCGCGGTCGACGAGTCGATCCCGACCCCGGCCCGTGCCGTGGACCAGCCGTTCCTGATGCCGATCGAGGACGTCTTCACGATCACCGGTCGTGGCACCGTCGTCACCGGTCGTATCGAGCGTGGCATCCTCAAGGTCAACGAGACTGTCGACATCATCGGCATCAAGGAGACCAAGACCACCACCACGGTCACCGGCATCGAGATGTTCCGCAAGCTGCTCGACGAGGGCCAGGCCGGTGAGAACGTCGGTCTGCTCCTCCGTGGCATCAAGCGCGAGGACGTCGAGCGCGGCCAGGTCATCATCAAGCCGGGTTCGGTCACGCCGCACACCGACTTCGAGGCCCAGTCCTACATCC
Coding sequences within:
- the rpsL gene encoding 30S ribosomal protein S12, encoding MPTIQQLVRKGRQDKVEKNKTPALKGSPQRRGVCTRVYTTTPKKPNSALRKVARVRLTSGIEVTAYIPGEGHNLQEHSIVLVRGGRVKDLPGVRYKIIRGSLDTQGVKNRKQARSRYGAKKEK
- the rpsG gene encoding 30S ribosomal protein S7; translation: MPRKGPAPKRPVIIDPVYGSPLVTSLVNKILLHGKRSTAERIVYGALEGVREKTGSDPVVTLKRALENVKPALEVKSRRVGGATYQVPVEVRPGRASTLALRWMVGYSRARREKTMTERLMNEILDASNGLGASVKRREDTHKMAESNKAFAHYRW
- the fusA gene encoding elongation factor G, with amino-acid sequence MAATSLDLAKVRNIGIMAHIDAGKTTTTERILFYTGVSYKIGEVHDGAATMDWMEQEQERGITITSAATTCHWTLDDSDHTINIIDTPGHVDFTVEVERSLRVLDGGVTVFDGVAGVEPQSETVWRQADRYGVPRICFINKLDRTGANFFFCVQTIKDRLGATALVMQLPIGAEGDFIGVVDLVKMKALVWSPEATKGEMYDTVDIPADLAEQAAEYREQLIDIVSSTSDEVMELALEGEDIPEEVLIAAIRKGTLASDFTPIFCGSAFKNKGVQPLLDAVVKYLPSPLDIEGIEGTKPGNAEEKIVRQASDDEPLAALAFKIMSDPHLGKLTFVRVYSGRLESGTSVLNSVKGKKERIGKIYRMHANKREEIDSVGAGDIIAVMGLKQTTTGETLSDEKHPVVLESMDFPAPVIRVAIEPKSKGDQEKLGVAIQRLAEEDPSFQVNTDEETGQTIIAGMGELHLEVLVDRMRREFKVEANVGKPQVAYRETIRKAVERIDYTHKKQTGGSGQFAKIQIAIEPIESGEGYEFVNKVTGGRVPREYIPSVDAGCQEAMEFGVLAGYPLQGVRVTLLDGASHDVDSSELAFKIAGSMAFKEGARKASPALLEPMMAVEVTTPEDYMGEVIGDINSRRGQIRSMDERHGARVVNALVPLSEMFGYVGDLRSKTSGRASYSMQFDSYAEVPRNVADDIIAKSKGE
- the tuf gene encoding elongation factor Tu, with amino-acid sequence MAKAKFERTKPHVNIGTIGHIDHGKTTLTAAITKVLHDAYPDINPFTPFDQIDKAPEERQRGITISIAHVEYQTEARHYAHVDCPGHADYIKNMITGAAQMDGAILVVAATDGPMPQTKEHVLLARQVGVPYIVVALNKADMVDDEEILELVELEVRELLSEYEFPGDDLPVVRVSALKALEGDKEWGEKLLGLMAAVDESIPTPARAVDQPFLMPIEDVFTITGRGTVVTGRIERGILKVNETVDIIGIKETKTTTTVTGIEMFRKLLDEGQAGENVGLLLRGIKREDVERGQVIIKPGSVTPHTDFEAQSYILSKDEGGRHTPFFNNYRPQFYFRTTDVTGVVTLPEGTEMVMPGDNTAMTVALIQPIAMEEGLKFAIREGGRTVGAGQVTKIIK